The Denticeps clupeoides chromosome 5, fDenClu1.1, whole genome shotgun sequence genome includes a region encoding these proteins:
- the atic gene encoding bifunctional purine biosynthesis protein ATIC, producing the protein MACSELALLSVSDKTGLVDFAKRLVGVGLSLVASGGTAKALRDAGLAVRDVSELTGFPEMLGGRVKTLHPVVHGGILARHTPSDKADMEKQGFSLVRVVVCNLYPFVKTVAAANVTVEDAVEQIDIGGVTLLRAAAKNHARVTIVCDPVDYELIAKEMESSDGNDTTLDTRKTLALKAFTHTAQYDEAISDYFRREYSRGVSQLPLRYGMNPHQAPAQLFTPRPALPLTVLNGSPGFINLCDALNGWQLVKELKSALGLPAATSFKHVSPAGAAVGVALCEEEAQVCMVHDMLSDLTPLATAYARARGSDRMSSFGDFIALSDICDVPTAKIISREVSDGIIAPGYEEEALKILSKKKNGSYCVLQMDSTYEPDEEEVRVLFGLRLKQKRNDAVVNKELFSNIVSKGELSEAGIRDLIVATIAVKYTQSNSVCYAKDGQVIGIGAGQQSRIHCTRLAGDKTDNWWLRHHPRVLGMKFKSGIKRAEKANAVDQYVSGTVGEGADLAVWKAMFEEVPETLSETEKRNWISSLKAVALSSDAFFPFRDNVDRAKRSGVDFIVAPSGSTADEVVIDACNELGITLVHTKLRLFHH; encoded by the exons ATGGCCTGCTCGGAACTGG CTCTGCTCAGTGTGTCTGATAAGACTGGACTGGTGGACTTTGCAAAGCGCCTGGTTGGTGTTGGACTGTCCTTGGTGGCGTCGGGTGGAACAGCCAAAGCTCTGCGTGATGCGGGACTGGCCGTCAG AGATGTGTCCGAGCTCACGGGTTTCCCAGAGATGCTGGGGGGGCGGGTGAAGACTCTGCACCCAGTGGTCCATGGTGGCATTCTGGCCAGACACACCCCATCTGACAAAGCGGATATGGAGAAACAGGGCTTCAGCCTGGTCAG GGTGGTGGTGTGTAACCTTTACCCCTTTGTGAAGACTGTTGCAGCCGCCAATGTGACTGTGGAAGATGCTGTGGAGCAGATAGATATTG gtGGGGTCACACTTCTTCGAGCAGCTGCCAAGAATCACGCTAGAGTCACTATTGTCTGTGACCCTGTAGACTACGAACTGATTGCCAAGGAGATGGAGAGTTCAGACGGCAATGACACAACTCTGGACACACGCAAGACCCTCGCTCTGAAG GCCTTTACTCACACTGCACAGTACGATGAGGCCATTTCAGACTACTTCCGCAGGGAGTACAGCCGAGGCGTGTCCCAGCTGCCCCTGCGCTATGGCATGAACCCCCACCAGGCCCCTGCTCAGCTCTTCACCCCGAGACCCGCACTTCCTCTCACAG TGCTGAATGGATCTCCTGGCTTCATAAACCTGTGTGATGCGTTGAATGGCTGGCAGCTAGTGAAGGAGCTGAAGAGCGCCCTCGGACTTCCAGCAGCCACCTCTTTCAAGCACGTCAGCCCTGCAG GTGCTGCAGTGGGTGTGGCCCTTTGTGAAGAAGAGGCACAGGTTTGCATGGTTCACGACATGCTGAGCGATCTGACGCCACTGGCCACCGCTTACGCACGAGCCAGAG GCTCTGACAGGATGTCCTCATTTGGGgattttattgcactttctgaCATCTGCGATGTTCCTACTGCCAAGATTATCTCCAGAGAG gtttctGACGGGATCATTGCTCCTGGCTACGAAGAAGAAGCTCTTAAAATTCTATCTAAGAAGAAAAATGGCAGCTACTGTGTCCTTCAG ATGGACTCTACTTACGAGccagatgaggaggaggtgaggGTGTTGTTTGGGCTCCGCCTGAAGCAGAAGAGGAACGATGCCGTGGTCAACAAAGAGCTCTTCAGCAACATCGTTTCCAAAggagag CTGTCAGAAGCAGGCATTCGTGACCTGATTGTGGCGACCATTGCTGTGAAATACACCCAGTCCAACTCTGTGTGCTACGCCAAGGACGGCCAG GTGATTGGCATTGGCGCAGGACAGCAGTCTCGCATTCACTGTACGCGTCTGGCAGGCGATAAGACCGACAACTGGTGGCTGAGGCATCACCCACGGGTGCTCGGCATGAAGTTTAAGAGTGGCATCAAGCGTGCAGAGAAGGCCAATGCAGTTGATCAGTACGTGAGCGGCACCGTCGGTGAG GGAGCTGACCTGGCTGTGTGGAAGGCCATGTTTGAGGAGGTTCCTGAGACGCTCTCTGAGACTGAGAAGAGGAACTGGATCAGCTCCCTGAAAGCCGTGGCCCTGAGCTCCGACGCCTTCTTTCCATTTAGGGACAACGTGGATCGTGCCAAGCGC AGTGGCGTGGATTTCATTGTTGCTCCATCAGGCTCAACAGCAGATGAGGTGGTCATCGATGCCTGCAACGAGCTCGGCATTACTCTGGTGCACACCAAACTTCGCCTCTTTCACCATTAA